In Bubalus kerabau isolate K-KA32 ecotype Philippines breed swamp buffalo chromosome 4, PCC_UOA_SB_1v2, whole genome shotgun sequence, one DNA window encodes the following:
- the NXNL2 gene encoding nucleoredoxin-like protein 2: protein MVDVLGGRRLVTCDGAWVEAEAALQNKVVALYFAAGRCAPSRDFTPLLCDFYEELVDEARPPAPFEVVFVSADGSAQEMLEFMQELHGAWLALPFHDPYRHELRTRYHITAIPRLVILKPSGEVITDKGRKQIRERGLACFQNWVEAADIFQNFSG, encoded by the exons ATGGTGGACGTGCTGGGCGGGCGGCGCCTGGTGACCTGCGACGGCGCGTGGGTGGAGGCCGAGGCGGCGCTGCAGAACAAGGTGGTGGCGCTATACTTCGCCGCGGGCCGGTGCGCGCCCAGCCGCGACTTCACGCCGCTGCTCTGCGACTTCTACGAGGAGCTCGTGGACGAGGCGCGGCCGCCGGCGCCCTTCGAGGTGGTCTTCGTGTCCGCCGACGGCAGCGCGCAGGAAATGCTGGAATTCATGCAGGAACTGCATGGTGCCTGGCTGGCGCTGCCCTTCCACGACCCCTACCGGCA CGAGCTGAGGACCAGGTACCACATCACGGCCATCCCCAGGCTTGTGATCCTGAAGCCCAGCGGGGAGGTCATCACCGACAAAGGGCGGAAGCAGATCCGGGAGCGGGGGCTGGCCTGCTTCCAGAACTGGGTGGAGGCAGCGGACATCTTCCAGAATTTCTCCGGTTGA